A window from Scheffersomyces stipitis CBS 6054 chromosome 7, complete sequence encodes these proteins:
- a CDS encoding 40S ribosomal protein S4 (go_component intracellular; ribosome~go_function structural constituent of ribosome; RNA binding~go_process protein biosynthesis) yields the protein MGRGPKKHLKRLAAPSHWMLDKLSGTYAPRPSAGPHKLRESLPLVVFLRNRLKYALNGREVKAILMQQHVKVDGKVRTDSTFPAGFMDVISLEATNEHFRLIYDVKGRFAVHRITAEEASYKLGKVKKVQLGKRGVPYVVTHDGRTLRYPDPLIRANDTVKIDLATGKITDFIKFDTGRLVMVTGGRNLGRVGVIVHREKHEGGFDLVHIKDSLDNTFVTRLANVFVIGTEAGKPWVSLPKGKGIKLSISEERDRRRAQQGL from the coding sequence ATGGGTAGAGGACCAAAGAAGCACTTGAAGAGATTAGCCGCTCCATCCCACTGGATGTTGGACAAATTGTCCGGAACTTACGCTCCAAGACCATCGGCTGGTCCACACAAGTTGAGAGAATCCTTGCCTTTGGTTGtcttcttgagaaacaGACTTAAGTACGCTTTGAACGGTAGAGAAGTCAAGGCTATCTTGATGCAACAACATGTCAAGGTTGACGGTAAGGTCAGAACTGACTCTACTTTCCCAGCTGGTTTCATGGATGTTATCTCCTTGGAAGCTACCAACGAACACTTCAGATTGATCTATGATGTCAAGGGTAGATTCGCTGTCCACAGAATCACCGCTGAAGAAGCTTCCTACAAGTTGGGTAAGGTCAAGAAGGTCCAATTAGGTAAGAGAGGTGTTCCATACGTTGTCACCCACGACGGTAGAACTCTCAGATACCCAGACCCATTGATCAGAGCCAACGACACCGTCAAGATCGACTTGGCTACCGGTAAGATCACtgacttcatcaagttcgACACTGGTAGATTGGTTATGGTTACCGGTGGTCGTAACTTGGGTAGAGTTGGTGTCATTGTGCACAGAGAAAAGCACGAAGGTGGTTTCGACTTGGTCCACATCAAGGACTCTCTTGACAACACTTTCGTCACCAGATTGGCCAacgtcttcgtcatcggTACCGAAGCCGGTAAGCCATGGGTTTCCTTGCCAAAGGGTAAGGGTATCAAGTTGTCaatttctgaagaaagagacagaagaagagcccAACAAGGATTGTAA
- a CDS encoding oligopeptide transporter: protein MEKLRSAFKSSGASTTEVYSDEKKNDFETGSPVNLELVASKSQEFDPISSNLVKDVIEDEYATVTVEDDSPYPEVRAAVPSTDDPSLPQNTIRAWVLGLIMTTIGSGINLLFSLHAPNASITTFVTSIIAWPLGLAWAKTLPNWKIFGCELNPGPFNIKEHTIITIMANVSFNGGAAYATDILLAQNKFYFQDFGWGFDLLAIWSTQCIGFALGGIARRVVVYPSSAIWPSNLVTCTFLTNMHINENHPANGWKISRLAFFGITFAISFIYYWFPGWIFQALSYFSWITWIKPNNVIINQIFGSFSGLGMFPNNIALDWNQINAYLGSPLIPPVGTIATIFLSMVVIFWIIVPAVHYSNTWYAQYLPISSSSSYDRYGKRYNVSRIINPETLTFNKEAYEAYSPLFLSTTFAMSYGLSFASITATLVHTALFHGKDIINQVKQKEKMDVHYRLMKSYKEAPDWWFAVVFVVFFALSIVTVRVWNTEFPIWALVVALLIAIVFLLPVAIIYSVTNIAVGLNVVTEFIIGYMLPGKPLAMMFFKTFGYITNAQAVTFAQDMKLGHYMKIAPRVLFASQLIASIWGSLVQIAVLRWSYGNIDHLCDPDQVNHYTCPNGTVFFNASIIWGVIGPQRQFSSGQIYYGLLFFFIIGAVLPIMNWLVLKKWPNSMIRHLNWPVFFSGTGYIPPATAYNYTSYCFVGLVFGWWIKKRWFHWWSKYNYSLSAGLDIGVAWGLLIIFLTLSLTNATAPNWWGNNVIAGTLEQQGKAIRVVLPEGQGFGPSSW, encoded by the coding sequence ATGGAAAAGCTCAGATCTGCTTTTAAGTCCTCCGGGGCCTCTACTACCGAAGTTTACAGCgacgaaaagaagaatgatTTCGAAACTGGCTCTCCAGTGAACTTGGAACTTGTAGCTTCAAAGTCACAGGAATTCGACCCTATTTCCTCTAACCTTGTTAAGGATGTCATTGAAGACGAGTATGCTACTGTTACTGTCGAAGATGACTCTCCATACCCGGAAGTCAGAGCCGCAGTTCCATCTACCGATGACCCAAGTTTACCTCAAAACACCATCAGAGCCTGGGTACTTGGTCTTATCATGACTACTATTGGAAGTGGTATTAACCTTTTGTTCTCGTTGCACGCACCCAATGCTTCAATCACTACGTTTGTTACCTCAATTATTGCTTGGCCTCTTGGTCTCGCCTGGGCTAAGACTCTTCCTAACTGGAAGATTTTCGGTTGTGAACTTAACCCTGGTCCTTTCAACATTAAAGAACACACAATTATCACCATTATGGCCAACGTTTCTTTCAATGGTGGTGCTGCTTACGCTACTGACATTTTGTTGGCTCAAAACAAATTCTACTTTCAAGATTTCGGCTGGGGTTTCGACTTACTTGCTATCTGGTCGACACAATGTATAGGATTTGCTTTAGGTGGGATCGCCAGAAGAGTTGTTGTCTATCCTTCATCCGCTATTTGGCCATCCAACTTGGTTACCTGTACCTTCTTGACTAACATGCACATCAATGAAAACCATCCTGCCAACGGATGGAAGATTTCTCGTCTTGCTTTCTTCGGGATCACTTTTGCTATCTCTTTTATCTATTACTGGTTCCCTGGTTGGATCTTCCAAGCTTTGTCTTACTTCTCGTGGATTACTTGGATTAAGCCAAACAACGTCATCATCAACCAAATCTTCGgttctttctctggttTGGGTATGTTCCCTAACAATATCGCATTGGATTGGAACCAGATAAATGCCTACCTTGGTTCTCCTTTGATTCCACCAGTAGGTACTATTGCTACTATTTTCTTGTCCATGGTGGTTATCTTTTGGATCATTGTACCAGCTGTACACTACTCTAACACTTGGTACGCTCAGTACTTGCCAATTtcctcgtcttcatcataCGACAGATACGGTAAACGTTACAATGTGTCCAGGATTATTAACCCAGAGACTTTGactttcaacaaggaagCCTATGAAGCCTACTCGCCACTTTTCTTGTCTACCACGTTTGCTATGTCTTATGGATTGTCATTTGCTTCCATCACCGCCACCCTTGTTCACACTGCCCTTTTCCACGGTAAGGATATCATTAACCAAGTTAaacaaaaggaaaagatgGATGTTCACTACAGATTGATGAAGCTGTACAAGGAAGCACCAGACTGGTGGTTCGCTGttgtttttgttgttttctttgctttGTCTATTGTGACCGTCAGAGTGTGGAACACCGAATTCCCAATCTGGGCCCTTGTTGTTGCTTTATTGATTGCCATTGTCTTCTTGCTTCCAGTCGCTATCATCTACTCTGTCACTAACATTGCTGTTGGATTGAACGTGGTGACTGAATTCATCATCGGTTACATGCTTCCAGGTAAGCCATTGGCCAtgatgttcttcaagactttTGGTTACATCACCAATGCTCAAGCTGTTACTTTCGCTCAAGACATGAAATTGGGACACTACATGAAGATTGCTCCAAGAGTGTTGTTTGCATCACAATTGATTGCTTCTATTTGGGGTTCATTGGTACAAATCGCTGTTTTGAGATGGTCTTACGGTAACATTGACCATCTTTGTGATCCAGACCAAGTCAACCACTACACTTGTCCAAATGGTACCGTCTTCTTTAACGCATCTATCATTTGGGGAGTCATTGGGCCACAGCGTCAATTCTCTTCGGGCCAAATCTACTACGGTTTgttattcttcttcattattggtGCTGTCTTGCCAATCATGAACTggttggtgttgaagaagtggCCAAACTCGATGATCAGACACTTGAACTGGCCAGTGTTCTTCTCTGGTACTGGATACATTCCACCTGCCACCGCTTACAACTACACGTCGTACTGTTTTGTTGGTTTGGTTTTTGGATGGTGGATTAAGAAGAGATGGTTCCACTGGTGGTCCAAGTACAACTATTCCTTATCCGCTGGGTTGGATATTGGAGTAGCCTGGGGTTTGTTGATTATTTTCTTGACTTTAAGTTTGACTAACGCAACGGCACCGAACTGGTGGGGTAACAACGTTATCGCTGGTACATTAGAACAACAAGGTAAAGCCATCAGAGTTGTTCTTCCAGAAGGTCAAGGTTTCGGTCCATCCAGCTGGTAA
- a CDS encoding predicted protein, which yields MSTSNDEFEDANSHNQAIPETVTENDKSDNSQNQTSDNNEESNNQDESLQQESDPSQSHKQEDDPSSQQKHEDDKPPEEVVEDTSPPLSGPPLPDRSAIKDALKLGSNNKENVEGLDLMSSTYDKQSSNYLLESKFNQIDRSFSAKDSKYKESVNSGTDNIKKTFNDIKNTVGGFSDMFEYKIDWDFWTQIVNDYGAVIHNDSNKLNDLISSGIPKEFRGIIWQLVSKSKNFQLEEFYISLKAEASIHEKSIKRDLSRTSFFTNVEAVNKGEELFNVIKAYSLYDPDVGYTQGMIFIAVPLIMNMNDAECFCLLVTLMKEYRLRDLFCPEMKGLHLLLYEFDRVLENYSPLLYNHLVKQGIKSSMYATQWFLTFFAYKFPLDIVLRIYDIIITQGIESILKFAVNLMIKNEANLLALKFDKLLEFLKDKLFNVYINDDFINFNGDSYALKSPTRNSLTGAANSGTCYYKLEELVHDAMKINVDPIELGKYANEFEHIYEGEKSKTDDINKIRIENGELRHKIKQLETNYANLNRDHVGIVQKMVDLKVTLPEILNDNDDLNNEIEQLRTDIEELESKIAETPPSSANDIENNIQELLATNAQETERFANLEDEFNTLVAEEAALDKELKTHANSKWFGRWG from the exons ATGTCCACCTCCAATGATGAGTTCGAAGATGCCAACTCTCACAACCAAGCTATCCCTGAGACTGTGACTGAAAATGATAAAAGTGACAATTCACAGAATCAGACAAGTGacaataatgaagaaagtaaCAACCAAGACGAGTCACTACAACAAGAAAGTGATCCCTCACAACTGCACAAGCAAGAAGACGATCCATCATCGCAGCAAAAGCATGAAGACGACAAGCCGCccgaagaagttgtagagGATACGTCTCCACCACTTTCTGGGCCCCCATTACCAGACCGACTGGCAATCAAAGACGCTCTTAAGCTTGGGCTGAAT aacaaagaaaatgttgaaGGTTTGGACTTGATGTCATCTACATACGACAAGCAGAGTTCAAACTACCTTCTCGAGTCCAAGTTCAACCAAATAGATCGCAGCTTCAGCGCCAAGGACTCCAAGTACAAGGAGTCGGTCAATTCGGGTACagacaacatcaaaaagaCATTCAACGACATCAAGAACACCGTAGGCGGATTCAGCGACATGTTTGAATACAAAATCGACTGGGATTTCTGGACGCAGATCGTCAACGATTACGGCGCTGTGATCCACAACGACTCgaacaagttgaatgaTTTGATTTCGTCAGGTATTCCGAAGGAGTTCCGTGGGATTATCTGGCAATTGGTGCtgaaatcgaagaattttcaattgGAGGAGTTCTACATTCTGCTTAAGGCAGAGGCTTCTATCCACGAGAAATCGATAAAACGCGACTTGTCCCGGACAAGTTTCTTCACGAACGTAGAGGCCGTAAATAAGGGCgaagaattgttcaatGTGATTAAAGCCTATTCACTATACGATCCTGATGTAGGCTATACTCAAGGGATGATCTTTATAGCTGTTCCCTTGATTATGAACATGAATGATGCGGAGTGTTTCTGTTTGCTCGTGACATTGATGAAGGAATACCGACTTCGTGACCTCTTTTGCCCGGAAATGAAGGGCTTGCATTTACTTCTCTACGAGTTTGACCGTGTCTTGGAGAACTATTCGCCCCTCTTGTACAATCATTTGGTCAAACAAGGCATCAAGTCGTCCATGTATGCCACTCAATGGTTTCTTACGTTTTTTGCCTACAAATTTCCTTTGGATATTGTGTTGAGGATCTACGATATAATAATCACTCAAGGTATAGAGTCGATATTGAAGTTCGCTGTAAATCTCATGATCAAGAACGAGGCCAATTTACTAGCTCTCAAATTCGACAAGTTACTCGAATTCCTAAAGGATAAGCTCTTCAACGTCTACATAAACGACgacttcatcaatttcaacgGCGACTCTTATGCGCTCAAATCGCCAACA AGAAACTCTCTTACGGGAGCAGCCAATAGCGGAACTTGCTACtacaagttggaagagCTTGTGCACGATGCAATGAAGATAAATGTAGACCCCATAGAGTTGGGCAAGTATGCGAACGAGTTTGAGCATATTTACGAAGGTGAGAAATCTAAAACAGACGACATTAACAAGATACGCATTGAAAACGGCGAATTGAGACACAAGATAAAACAGTTGGAAACGAACTATGCCAATCTCAATAGAGACCATGTGGGAATAGTGCAGAAGATGGTAGACTTGAAAGTTACATTGCCAGAGATTCTTAACGATAACGACGACTTGAATAACGAAATCGAACAATTACGAAcagatattgaagaattagaGTCAAAGATAGCTGAAACGCCTCCATCTTCTGCCAATGA TATTGAAAACAATATCCAAGAGCTATTGGCTACTAATGctcaagaaacagaaagatttgccaatttggaagatgaGTTCAACACACTTGTAGCGGAAGAGGCAGCTCTAGAtaaagagttgaagacGCATGCCAATTCCAAGTGGTTTGGAAGATGGGGATAG
- a CDS encoding oligopeptide transporter OPT, translating into MEKLRSAFKSSGATTTEVYSDEKKNDFETGSPVNLELVASKSQEFDPISSNLVKDVIEDEYATITVEDDSPYPEVRAAVPSTDDPSLPQNTIRAWVLGLIMTTIGCGINLLFSLHTPSAYITTYVTAIVAWPLGLAWAKFLPNWKIFGCELNPGPFNIKEHTIITIMGNVSFGGGAAYATDILLAQNKFYNQDFGWGFDLLAIWSTQCIGFALGGIARRVVVYPSSAIWPSNLVTCTFLTNLHINENHTVNGWKISRLAFFGVILGGSFVYYWFPGWIFQALSYFSWITWIKPNNVIINQIFGSYTGLGMFPNNIALDWNQIAGYVGSPLIPPAGTIATIFLSMVVIFWIIVPAVHYSNTWYAQYLPISSSSSYDRYAKRYNVSRIINPETLTFNKEAYEAYSPLFLSTTFAMSYGLSFASITATLVHTVLFHGKDIINQVKQKEKMDVHYRLMKSYREAPDWWFAVVFVVFFALSIVTVRVWNTEFPIWALVVALLIAIVFLLPVAIIYSLTNIAVGLNVVTEFIIGYMLPGKPLAMMFFKTFGYITNNQAVTFAQDMKLGHYMKIAPRVLFASQLIATIWGSLVQIAVLRWSYGNIDHLCDPEQVNNYNCPNGTVFFNASIIWGVIGPQRQFSSGQIYYGLLFFFIIGAILPIINWLVLKKWPNSMIRHLNWPVFFSGTGYIPPATAYNYTSYCCVGLVFGWWIKKRWFHWWSKYNYTLSAGLDIGLAWGMLIIFLTLYLTNATAPNWWGNNVILGTLEQNNAAIRVVLPEGQGFGPSSW; encoded by the coding sequence ATGGAGAAGCTCAGATCTGCTTTTAAGTCCTCCGGGGCCACTACTACCGAAGTTTACAGCgacgaaaagaagaatgatTTCGAAACTGGCTCTCCAGTGAACTTGGAACTTGTAGCTTCAAAGTCTCAGGAATTCGACCCTATTTCCTCTAACCTTGTTAAGGATGTCATCGAAGATGAGTATGCTACTATTACTGTCGAAGATGACTCTCCCTACCCAGAAGTCAGAGCTGCAGTTCCATCTACCGATGACCCAAGTTTACCTCAAAACACCATCAGAGCCTGGGTCCTTGGTCTTATCATGACTACTATTGGATGTGGTATTAACCTTTTGTTCTCTTTGCACACACCATCTGCTTACATCACTACGTATGTTACCGCCATTGTTGCTTGGCCTCTTGGTCTCGCCTGGGCTAAGTTTCTTCCTAACTGGAAGATTTTCGGTTGTGAACTTAACCCTGGTCCTTTCAACATTAAGGAACACACAATTATCACCATTATGGGAAACGTCTCTTTCGGTGGTGGTGCTGCTTATGCTACCGACATTTTGTTGGCTCAAAACAAATTCTACAACCAAGATTTCGGCTGGGGTTTCGACTTACTTGCTATCTGGTCGACACAATGTATAGGATTTGCATTAGGTGGGATCGCTAGAAGGGTTGTTGTCTATCCTTCATCCGCTATTTGGCCATCCAACTTGGTTACCTGTACtttcttgaccaacttgCACATCAATGAAAATCATACAGTTAACGGATGGAAGATTTCTCGTCTTGCTTTCTTTGGCGTCATCCTTGGTGGCTCTTTCGTGTACTACTGGTTCCCTGGTTGGATCTTCCAAGCTTTGTCTTACTTCTCGTGGATCACTTGGATTAAGCCAAACAACGTCATCATCAACCAAATTTTCGGTTCTTACACTGGTTTAGGTATGTTCCCTAACAATATCGCCTTGGACTGGAACCAGATCGCTGGTTATGTTGGCTCTCCTTTAATTCCACCAGCAGGTACCATTGCTACTATTTTCTTGTCCATGGTGGTTATCTTTTGGATCATTGTGCCAGCTGTCCACTACTCTAACACTTGGTACGCTCAGTACTTGCCAATTtcctcgtcttcatcttaCGACAGATACGCTAAACGTTACAATGTGTCCAGGATTATTAACCCAGAGACTTTGactttcaacaaggaagCCTATGAAGCCTACTCGCCACTTTTCTTGTCTACCACGTTTGCTATGTCTTATGGATTGTCATTTGCTTCCATCACCGCCACCCTTGTTCACACTGTCCTTTTCCACGGTAAGGATATCATTAACCAAGTTAaacaaaaggaaaagatgGATGTTCACTACAGATTGATGAAGCTGTACAGGGAAGCACCAGATTGGTGGTTCGCTGttgtttttgttgttttctttgctttGTCTATTGTGACCGTCAGAGTGTGGAACACCGAATTCCCAATCTGGGCGCTTGTTGTTGCTTTGTTGATTGCCATTGTCTTCTTGCTTCCAGTTGCTATCATCTACTCTCTCACTAACATTGCTGTTGGATTGAACGTTGTGACTGAATTCATCATCGGTTACATGCTTCCAGGTAAGCCATTGGCCAtgatgttcttcaagacttttggttacatcaccaacaaccaAGCTGTCACTTTCGCTCAAGACATGAAGTTGGGACACTACATGAAGATTGCTCCAAGAGTGTTGTTTGCTTCTCAATTGATTGCTACTATTTGGGGATCCTTGGTGCAAATTGCTGTTTTGAGATGGTCTTACGGTAACATTGACCATCTTTGTGACCCAGAACAAGTTAATAACTACAACTGTCCAAATGGTACagttttcttcaatgcttCTATCATCTGGGGTGTCATTGGACCACAGCGTCAATTCTCTTCAGGTCAAATCTACTACGGtttgttgttcttcttcattattggtGCTATCTTGCCAATCATTAACTggttggtgttgaagaagtggCCAAACTCGATGATCAGACACTTGAACTGGCCAGTGTTCTTCTCTGGTACTGGATACATTCCACCAGCCACCGCTTACAACTACACATCGTACTGTTGCGTTGGTTTAGTTTTCGGATGGTGgatcaagaagagatgGTTCCACTGGTGGTCCAAGTACAACTATACCTTATCCGCTGGGTTGGATATTGGATTAGCCTGGGGTATGTTGATCATTTTCTTGACCTTGTACTTGACTAACGCCACGGCACCAAACTGGTGGGGTAACAACGTTATCCTTGGTACATTGGAACAGAACAATGCTGCCATCAGAGTTGTTCTTCCAGAAGGTCAAGGTTTCGGTCCATCCAGCTGGTAA